A DNA window from Haladaptatus cibarius D43 contains the following coding sequences:
- a CDS encoding DUF4129 domain-containing protein produces the protein MNSKRRRVALTALCVLAVVFAASLFPATGFGSYPTSAGDDGRADGSSESYANPFYSPGSGSFDSDLPDEQETVTESKDSTTTETDESSDSSSDEDGETTTAGGSQSSENDPARGLDVLESITAVLSVLGVLTAFFVGIGFRRGTFEIGGSGLIPITISGEPISAFVSGIPARTMSLVIGFSASVPRFVDDTATLLSEFGSGLSVALTGFGSAVGKTATAIGRGFGGAFLALGSVGSGLLSVPSLFSRPNLPEFGSKTSKKEPESTETESDTATAEPEKVGPPDIEEAWENMTEHLRVRNRRAATPEEFARTAINRGFPTDAVRQLTDAFREVRYGSYPSSGERTTIARAALDKIERFRDGDDA, from the coding sequence GTGAACTCCAAGCGTCGCCGTGTCGCCCTCACTGCCCTCTGTGTCCTCGCAGTCGTCTTCGCGGCGTCGTTGTTTCCCGCAACCGGATTCGGTTCGTATCCGACCAGTGCGGGGGACGACGGTCGCGCAGACGGGTCGAGTGAATCGTATGCAAATCCCTTCTACAGTCCGGGAAGCGGGTCGTTCGACAGCGATTTGCCGGACGAACAGGAAACGGTTACCGAGTCGAAAGATTCGACAACGACGGAAACTGATGAATCGAGCGACAGCAGTTCCGACGAAGACGGAGAAACGACGACAGCAGGAGGTTCGCAGTCGTCGGAGAACGACCCCGCCCGTGGACTCGATGTCCTCGAATCGATAACTGCCGTTTTATCCGTACTCGGCGTTCTCACCGCCTTCTTTGTCGGAATCGGGTTCCGCCGAGGAACCTTCGAAATCGGCGGTTCCGGCCTCATTCCCATCACGATCAGTGGCGAACCAATCAGTGCGTTCGTCTCCGGGATTCCGGCGCGAACGATGAGCCTCGTTATCGGATTTTCGGCCTCCGTCCCTCGATTCGTCGACGACACGGCGACCCTCCTGTCCGAGTTCGGAAGCGGCCTGTCGGTCGCACTGACCGGATTCGGGTCGGCGGTCGGCAAGACAGCCACCGCCATCGGCCGCGGATTCGGCGGAGCGTTCCTCGCTCTTGGCTCGGTTGGTTCGGGACTGCTGTCGGTACCGAGCCTCTTCTCCCGACCGAATCTGCCGGAATTCGGGAGCAAAACGTCGAAGAAAGAACCCGAATCGACCGAGACGGAATCGGACACCGCGACGGCGGAACCCGAAAAAGTCGGCCCGCCGGACATCGAAGAAGCGTGGGAGAACATGACCGAACACCTCCGCGTTCGCAATCGCCGGGCCGCAACGCCGGAGGAGTTCGCTCGAACGGCCATCAACCGCGGATTCCCGACCGACGCCGTTCGACAGTTGACCGACGCCTTCCGCGAGGTTCGATACGGAAGCTATCCGTCGTCGGGAGAGCGAACCACTATCGCTCGCGCCGCGCTCGATAAAATCGAGCGATTCCGGGACGGTGATGACGCGTGA
- a CDS encoding M48 family metalloprotease, with protein sequence MSRDPALTRRIFATLSLVLLADLALVACGAFLLRPWLFPLVESAPAGLGWLVLVFPATVILVWAQLRYARREALAEVDASVVTADEYPNLTARIRRLASGTDVPVPTVAVTETPVPNAFTVGGPRSATIVVSTGLLESLGENELDAVLAHELAHIKNRDAMVMTLATFVPSLAGDYSLLRDLGLSQSARYTVWAVALALLYVPSATVIDAPLFSLQYTLLFGLLVACLVLFGGVALGIVAMPVVSLASRLSHDREFIADRAGAVLAGSPASMASALRTLTEDGETAPEQDARAVGGVRQLCFLPGGFGKETGDSDLESLPISMQTHPSTDERIASLRALEAEN encoded by the coding sequence ATGTCACGCGACCCCGCCCTGACTCGGCGAATCTTCGCCACCCTTTCGCTCGTCCTGCTCGCAGATTTGGCACTCGTCGCCTGCGGTGCGTTCCTCCTTCGCCCGTGGCTCTTCCCCCTCGTCGAAAGCGCGCCCGCCGGTTTAGGATGGCTCGTTCTCGTCTTCCCTGCAACCGTAATTCTCGTCTGGGCGCAACTGCGCTACGCCCGCCGGGAGGCGCTCGCGGAAGTCGATGCGAGCGTCGTCACCGCCGACGAATATCCGAACCTCACCGCCCGAATCCGCCGTCTCGCCAGCGGGACGGACGTTCCGGTTCCGACCGTCGCTGTCACCGAGACCCCCGTCCCGAACGCATTTACGGTCGGTGGGCCGCGAAGCGCGACCATCGTCGTTTCGACCGGACTGCTCGAATCGCTCGGTGAGAACGAACTAGACGCCGTCCTCGCGCACGAACTCGCACACATCAAAAATCGGGATGCGATGGTGATGACGCTCGCGACGTTCGTCCCGTCGCTCGCGGGCGACTACTCCCTGCTCCGCGACCTCGGACTGAGTCAGTCCGCACGATACACGGTGTGGGCCGTCGCGCTCGCCCTGCTTTACGTTCCGAGCGCCACCGTCATCGATGCGCCGCTTTTCAGCCTCCAGTACACTCTGCTGTTCGGCCTGCTCGTCGCGTGTCTCGTCCTGTTCGGCGGCGTCGCACTGGGTATCGTGGCGATGCCGGTCGTCTCGCTCGCCAGTCGTCTCTCACACGACCGGGAGTTCATCGCCGACCGCGCGGGTGCGGTTCTCGCTGGGAGTCCGGCGTCGATGGCCTCCGCGCTCCGGACGCTGACCGAGGATGGCGAAACGGCGCCGGAACAAGACGCTCGCGCGGTCGGCGGCGTTCGGCAACTCTGTTTCTTGCCCGGTGGATTCGGGAAAGAAACGGGCGACAGCGACCTCGAATCGCTTCCGATTTCGATGCAAACCCATCCGTCCACCGACGAGCGAATCGCTAGTCTGCGGGCGTTGGAAGCCGAAAACTGA